In Dermacentor albipictus isolate Rhodes 1998 colony chromosome 6, USDA_Dalb.pri_finalv2, whole genome shotgun sequence, the following proteins share a genomic window:
- the LOC135916287 gene encoding nuclear envelope integral membrane protein-like: MTGAGFALSAVIVLLSALGRVVGSAVLLEEHRVYSSSQKYDYVGGVDVYCWEPRHNAPSYFDVFRTATVKFSVAPNDLQLFTGEDEQTVQQKYFHSGVDFSFLATKLQRKVSFLNSRHRRCFGVFSRDAYEFAFVLSVNHPGIAQFCFGIVAFFVAPVVSRRAAVFYTCGTSIGVFVFPLIAVFLVSRLLPRRAAGVALVLCGWSLVVSWLEFLWSNVQDVVDNYQHFVVCYVVGSAALSFAVCYRVGQPSNPRTLNLIQWSLQLVGLTCVYFSSDRSDVMAGVVVVMVSTYLVQFWSRRPPASNANRSTPTVLLTPAVEQGATPTDSPRASSCTHFGDDGMWTIVTKIRAPQAKKIAMCIRADDGIRSPRQWVTLSERDMLDNSGDEFDHFLEEPNVDEPDNTY, encoded by the coding sequence ATGACTGGTGCCGGGTTTGCCTTGTCGGCGGTGATCGTGCTTTTGAGTGCACTGGGTCGTGTCGTGGGATCCGCCGTACTTCTGGAGGAACATCGCGTCTACTCGTCGTCACAGAAGTACGACTACGTCGGGGGCGTCGATGTCTACTGCTGGGAACCACGACACAATGCCCCGAGCTACTTCGATGTCTTCAGGACAGCCACGGTCAAGTTTTCCGTCGCTCCCAATGACCTGCAACTGTTCACCGGTGAAGATGAGCAGACCGTGCAGCAGAAGTACTTCCACAGTGGCGTCGATTTTTCCTTTTTGGCGACGAAATTGCAGCGCAAGGTGAGCTTTCTGAACAGTCGCCACCGCCGCTGCTTTGGCGTGTTTTCGAGAGACGCTTACGAGTTCGCGTTCGTGCTCAGCGTCAACCATCCGGGCATTGCTCAGTTCTGCTTCGGCATCGTCGCTTTCTTCGTGGCCCCCGTCGTTTCCCGTAGAGCTGCCGTTTTCTACACCTGCGGCACCAGCATCGGCGTCTTCGTGTTCCCTCTGATTGCGGTGTTCCTCGTGAGTCGCTTGCTCCCGCGCAGGGCCGCAGGTGTCGCCCTCGTGCTTTGCGGCTGGTCGCTGGTCGTGTCGTGGCTCGAGTTCCTCTGGTCAAACGTGCAGGACGTCGTGGACAACTACCAACATTTCGTCGTCTGCTACGTCGTCGGTTCGGCTGCCTTGAGTTTCGCCGTCTGCTATCGTGTCGGACAACCGAGCAACCCTCGAACGCTTAACTTGATTCAGTGGTCGCTGCAGTTGGTCGGTTTGACCTGCGTCTACTTTTCGTCTGACAGGAGCGACGTGATGGCGGGCGTGGTAGTTGTGATGGTGTCGACCTACCTGGTGCAGTTCTGGTCGCGCAGGCCTCCCGCCTCAAACGCCAACCGTTCGACACCTACCGTACTGTTGACACCTGCTGTCGAACAGGGCGCAACGCCGACAGATTCGCCAAGAGCGTCGAGCTGCACACACTTCGGTGACGATGGCATGTGGACTATAGTTACGAAGATTCGGGCTCCCCAAGCTAAGAAAATCGCGATGTGTATCCGTGCTGACGACGGCATACGCTCGCCGAGACAATGGGTGACGTTGTCGGAACGTGACATGCTCGACAATAGTGGGGACGAGTTTGACCATTTCCTCGAGGAACCAAATGTGGATGAGCCCGACAACACATATTGA